A single genomic interval of Mycolicibacterium sp. MU0053 harbors:
- the hemE gene encoding uroporphyrinogen decarboxylase, whose amino-acid sequence MNTRRELPDSPYLAAVSGRTPRHLPVWFMRQAGRSLPEYRALRERHRSMLESCFNADLVTEITLQPVRRHGVDAAILFSDIVVPLRAAGIDLDIVPDVGPVIAHPIRTSADVAGVKPLEAHQVAPVTEAVTNLVGELGEVPLIGFAGAPFTLASYLVEGGPSRNHEHTKAMMHGEPATWHALMEALTGVTEEFLRLQIAAGVDAIQMFDSWAGALSLADYREHVLPYSTRVFASLADTGVPMTHFGIGTAELLGAMSEALGAGPARVVGVDWRTTLTAAAGRVGPNRALQGNLDPAVLMAGWDAVERCARGVVEDGRAAIAAGAAGHVFNLGHGVMPATDPGVLTDLVALVHSL is encoded by the coding sequence ATGAACACCCGCCGTGAGCTACCCGATTCGCCGTATCTGGCTGCCGTCAGCGGCCGCACCCCCCGCCACCTGCCCGTTTGGTTCATGCGGCAGGCCGGTCGATCGCTGCCGGAGTACCGCGCGCTGCGGGAACGGCATCGCAGCATGCTGGAATCCTGCTTCAATGCGGATCTGGTCACCGAGATCACCCTGCAGCCGGTCCGACGCCACGGCGTGGACGCGGCGATCCTCTTTTCCGACATCGTGGTGCCGCTGCGGGCCGCCGGAATCGACCTGGACATCGTCCCCGATGTGGGCCCGGTGATCGCGCACCCGATCCGCACCAGCGCCGACGTGGCCGGGGTCAAGCCCCTGGAAGCCCATCAGGTGGCGCCGGTGACCGAGGCGGTGACGAACCTGGTCGGCGAGTTGGGTGAGGTGCCGCTGATCGGCTTTGCGGGCGCACCGTTCACGCTGGCGTCCTATCTGGTCGAGGGCGGTCCCAGCCGCAACCACGAGCACACCAAGGCGATGATGCACGGCGAACCGGCGACCTGGCACGCCCTGATGGAGGCGTTGACCGGCGTCACCGAGGAGTTCCTGCGGCTGCAGATCGCCGCCGGCGTCGACGCGATCCAGATGTTCGACTCCTGGGCCGGGGCGCTGTCGCTGGCCGACTACCGCGAGCACGTGCTGCCCTACAGCACCCGGGTGTTCGCCAGCCTCGCCGACACCGGCGTGCCGATGACGCACTTCGGCATCGGCACGGCGGAACTGCTGGGCGCGATGTCCGAGGCACTGGGCGCGGGGCCGGCGCGAGTCGTCGGCGTCGACTGGCGCACCACGCTGACGGCGGCGGCCGGGCGGGTCGGACCGAACCGGGCACTGCAGGGCAACCTCGACCCGGCCGTGCTGATGGCCGGCTGGGACGCCGTCGAGCGGTGCGCCCGCGGCGTCGTCGAGGACGGCCGGGCGGCGATCGCCGCCGGGGCCGCCGGCCACGTGTTCAACCTCGGTCACGGTGTCATGCCGGCCACCGATCCCGGCGTGCTGACCGACCTGGTGGCCTTGGTGCACTCGTTGTGA
- a CDS encoding DUF3000 domain-containing protein encodes MSDVAVRPEIELGPIRPPQRLAPYSYAVGAEVKQPDLAVVPEQSEGDAFGRLILLHDPDGADAWSGTMRLVAYIQADLDSSEAVDPLLPEVAWSWLVEALESRSEQFTALGGTVTSTTSVRYGDISGPPRAHQLELRASWTALTPDLGTHVQAFCEVLEHAAGLPPDGVTDLGSRSRA; translated from the coding sequence ATGAGCGACGTGGCTGTCCGCCCGGAGATCGAACTCGGCCCCATCCGCCCACCGCAGCGGCTGGCGCCGTACAGCTATGCCGTGGGGGCGGAGGTCAAACAACCCGACCTCGCGGTGGTGCCCGAGCAGTCCGAGGGCGACGCATTCGGCCGCTTGATCCTGCTGCATGACCCCGATGGTGCCGACGCCTGGTCCGGCACCATGCGCCTGGTCGCCTATATTCAGGCTGACCTCGATTCCAGCGAGGCGGTGGACCCATTGCTTCCGGAGGTGGCCTGGAGTTGGTTGGTGGAAGCCCTGGAGTCGCGCTCCGAACAGTTCACCGCCCTGGGTGGGACGGTGACGTCCACGACCTCGGTGCGCTACGGCGACATCTCCGGTCCGCCGCGAGCCCATCAGCTGGAACTGCGCGCGTCGTGGACCGCTTTGACCCCGGATCTGGGCACCCACGTCCAGGCCTTCTGCGAAGTACTCGAGCACGCCGCGGGGCTCCCGCCGGACGGGGTCACCGACCTCGGATCGCGGTCCCGCGCCTGA
- a CDS encoding ribonuclease D — protein MSEHAPPDPADESAEEAVADPIPLTAPADGVPALSVYANEIAGAAEFLATGQGPFAVDAERASGFRYSNRAYLIQIRRAGAGTVLIDPVSHGRDPLATLRPIADVLDEDEWILHAADQDLPCLAELGIRPPALYDTELAGRLAGFDKVNLAAMVQRLLGLGLAKGHGAADWSKRPLPDAWLNYAALDVEVLLELRAAIAAELEAQGKSDWAAQEFEFLRTYEAAPTRRDRWRRTSGIHKVRTPRALAEVRELWQVRDHIARRRDIAPGRVLPDSAIVEAALADPKTLDELVKLPVFGGPKQRRSAQTWLDALAAGRTNPDLPQRSEPQNGPPPAVRWSKRKPEAAARLEAARAGLSALSQRVHVPSENLVSPDLVRRLCWDWAPTDDIAAAVEAFLRDGGARRWQRELVVPVLTAALAAAAVEPDDSAEAAAPAELEEPAEPA, from the coding sequence ATGAGTGAGCACGCTCCCCCGGATCCCGCGGACGAGTCGGCCGAGGAAGCCGTCGCCGACCCCATACCGCTGACCGCCCCTGCCGACGGGGTGCCCGCGCTGTCGGTCTATGCCAACGAAATTGCCGGGGCCGCAGAGTTTTTGGCGACCGGCCAGGGACCGTTCGCGGTCGATGCCGAGCGCGCGTCCGGTTTCCGGTACTCCAACCGGGCCTACCTGATCCAGATCCGTCGCGCCGGTGCCGGCACCGTACTGATCGACCCGGTCAGCCACGGCCGCGATCCGCTGGCCACGCTGCGTCCCATCGCAGATGTGCTCGACGAGGACGAGTGGATCCTGCATGCGGCCGATCAGGATCTGCCGTGCCTGGCCGAACTCGGGATCCGGCCACCCGCGTTGTATGACACCGAATTGGCCGGGCGCCTCGCCGGGTTCGACAAGGTCAACCTGGCCGCGATGGTGCAGCGGTTGCTCGGCCTGGGCCTGGCCAAGGGGCACGGCGCCGCTGACTGGTCCAAGCGCCCGCTGCCGGATGCGTGGCTCAATTACGCGGCGCTGGATGTCGAGGTGCTGCTGGAGTTGCGGGCCGCGATCGCGGCTGAACTGGAGGCACAGGGTAAATCCGACTGGGCCGCACAGGAATTCGAGTTCTTGCGCACCTATGAGGCGGCTCCGACGCGCCGTGACCGGTGGCGGCGCACCTCGGGCATCCACAAGGTGCGCACGCCGCGCGCGCTGGCCGAGGTCCGCGAGCTGTGGCAGGTGCGCGATCACATTGCGCGCCGCCGCGATATCGCACCGGGGCGGGTACTGCCGGACTCGGCCATTGTCGAGGCCGCCCTGGCGGACCCGAAGACGCTCGACGAGCTGGTGAAGTTGCCGGTGTTCGGCGGCCCCAAGCAACGCCGGAGTGCGCAGACCTGGCTGGACGCCCTGGCGGCGGGCCGCACCAATCCCGATCTGCCGCAACGGTCCGAGCCGCAGAACGGCCCACCCCCTGCGGTGCGGTGGAGCAAGCGCAAACCCGAGGCCGCCGCCCGGCTCGAGGCCGCGCGCGCCGGGCTGTCCGCGCTGTCGCAGCGGGTCCATGTCCCCAGCGAGAACCTGGTGTCCCCCGACCTCGTGCGTCGGCTGTGTTGGGACTGGGCGCCGACCGACGACATCGCGGCGGCCGTCGAAGCGTTTTTGCGCGACGGTGGCGCGCGTCGGTGGCAGCGCGAGTTGGTGGTGCCGGTGCTGACGGCGGCGCTGGCCGCCGCGGCGGTCGAGCCGGACGATTCGGCCGAAGCCGCGGCACCGGCCGAACTCGAGGAGCCGGCGGAGCCGGCCTAG
- a CDS encoding prolyl oligopeptidase family serine peptidase, with translation MAVARVLGTVLLFMTALALAPAVAAAATPNWSGLDARHYDGPIPAPGALIEAVPLDPALSVAGASRAYRILYSTTDQHQQPAVGTAAVFVPKGTPPQGGWPVIAWAHGTVGLGDDCTPSAQPRSVRDNEYLTHWLDQGYLVVGADYAGLGTPGLMSYLNGTTTAHGIVDSVIAAHKLDVPVSPQWAVVGQSQGGGAAIDTARWATEFSAGSGLEYRGVVATGTPANVVSLVQRAGPDMQVPDLAPVANAYTAYIVAALREAGRHLDIDSVLTPAGRAAADQAETMCTHALADTLTDMTLPGFFTAPVASIPGFDAFVEDYMGTPHTGFDRPIFLGVGLQDRDVPPDLTLKFHEQLVANGQDVTLEVYPDDDHSSAVLASMADSTPWLRAMFAD, from the coding sequence ATGGCCGTAGCGCGGGTACTGGGCACGGTGTTGTTGTTCATGACCGCCCTGGCGCTGGCCCCCGCGGTAGCCGCCGCGGCCACCCCGAACTGGTCCGGGCTCGACGCGCGACACTACGACGGCCCGATCCCGGCCCCCGGTGCCCTGATCGAGGCGGTGCCGCTGGATCCGGCGCTGTCGGTGGCCGGAGCGAGTCGGGCCTACCGGATTTTGTATTCGACCACCGATCAACATCAGCAGCCCGCGGTCGGCACCGCGGCGGTGTTCGTACCCAAAGGCACGCCACCGCAAGGCGGTTGGCCCGTGATCGCCTGGGCGCACGGCACCGTGGGGCTCGGCGACGACTGCACCCCGTCGGCGCAACCGCGCAGCGTTCGCGACAACGAGTACCTCACGCACTGGCTGGATCAGGGCTACCTGGTGGTCGGGGCCGACTACGCCGGGCTGGGCACGCCGGGGCTGATGAGCTACCTGAACGGCACCACCACCGCGCACGGGATCGTCGACTCGGTGATCGCCGCGCACAAGTTGGACGTGCCGGTGTCGCCGCAGTGGGCCGTGGTCGGCCAGTCGCAGGGCGGCGGAGCGGCCATCGACACCGCGCGCTGGGCCACCGAGTTCAGCGCGGGCTCCGGGCTGGAGTACCGCGGTGTGGTCGCCACCGGCACCCCGGCCAATGTGGTGTCGCTGGTGCAGCGGGCCGGGCCCGACATGCAGGTACCTGACCTGGCGCCGGTCGCCAACGCCTACACCGCTTACATCGTGGCGGCCCTGCGGGAGGCCGGACGGCACCTGGACATCGACTCGGTGCTGACCCCGGCCGGGCGGGCCGCGGCCGATCAGGCCGAGACCATGTGCACCCACGCTCTCGCTGACACGCTGACCGATATGACCCTGCCGGGCTTCTTCACTGCGCCGGTGGCCTCGATTCCCGGCTTCGACGCCTTCGTCGAGGACTACATGGGCACCCCGCACACCGGGTTCGACCGGCCGATCTTCCTCGGCGTGGGCCTGCAGGACCGGGACGTGCCGCCGGACCTGACGCTCAAGTTCCACGAGCAACTGGTCGCCAACGGTCAGGACGTCACGCTCGAGGTGTATCCGGACGACGACCACAGCAGCGCGGTGTTGGCCTCCATGGCCGACTCGACGCCGTGGCTGCGGGCGATGTTCGCCGACTAG
- the dxs gene encoding 1-deoxy-D-xylulose-5-phosphate synthase, with the protein MLQQIRGPADLQHLSQSQLSDLAHEIRDFLIHKVAATGGHLGPNLGVVELTLALHRVFDSPHDPIIFDTGHQAYVHKMLTGRCSDFDSLRKKDGLSGYPSREESDHDWVESSHASAALSYADGLAKAFKLTGHRNRHVVAVVGDGALTGGMCWEALNNIAAAKRPVVIVVNDNGRSYAPTIGGLADHLAALRLQPGYEKLLEKGRSAVRGMPVIGEFCYQCMHSVKAGLKDALQPQAMFTDLGLKYVGPIDGHDEHAVEGALRHARAFNAPVIVHVVTRKGMGFGPAEADEAEQMHACGVIDPVTGMATSESAPGWTATFSDELIRLARKRRDVVAITAAMPGPTGLAPFGQHYPDRLFDVGIAEQHAMTSAAGLAMGGMHPVVAVYSTFLNRAFDQVMMDVALHKLPVTMVLDRAGVTGPDGASHNGVWDLSILGVVPGMRVAAPRDASTLREALGEALAVKDGPTALRFPKGDVGEDIPAIRRVDGVDVLAEPADGLTADVLMVAVGSMAGLALGAAQRLRTQGIGVTVIDPRWVLPVPELIGRLALEHQLVVTLEDNGVAGGIGSAVSAALRHNEIDVPCRDVGVPQEFLAHASRGEILDEIGLTDQHVARRITGWVAALGTSTNEAEVSGHLE; encoded by the coding sequence ATGCTTCAACAGATCCGCGGTCCCGCTGATCTGCAGCACCTTTCGCAGTCACAATTGAGTGACTTGGCTCACGAAATCCGCGATTTCCTGATCCACAAGGTGGCTGCCACAGGTGGACATCTCGGCCCAAACCTCGGCGTCGTCGAGTTGACGCTGGCGTTGCACCGGGTCTTCGACTCCCCGCACGACCCGATCATCTTCGACACCGGCCACCAGGCCTACGTCCACAAGATGCTCACCGGGCGGTGCTCGGACTTCGACTCGCTGCGCAAGAAGGACGGCCTGTCGGGCTATCCGAGCCGCGAGGAGAGCGACCACGACTGGGTGGAATCGAGCCACGCCTCGGCGGCGCTGTCGTACGCCGACGGACTGGCCAAGGCCTTCAAGCTGACCGGGCACCGTAACCGCCACGTCGTCGCCGTCGTCGGCGACGGCGCGCTGACGGGCGGGATGTGCTGGGAGGCGCTGAACAACATCGCCGCCGCCAAGCGGCCGGTGGTGATCGTCGTCAACGACAACGGGCGCAGCTACGCGCCCACCATCGGGGGGTTGGCCGATCACCTTGCTGCGCTGCGCCTGCAACCGGGCTACGAGAAGCTGCTGGAGAAGGGCCGCTCCGCCGTGCGCGGCATGCCCGTCATCGGCGAGTTCTGCTATCAGTGCATGCACAGCGTCAAGGCCGGCCTCAAGGATGCGCTGCAACCGCAGGCGATGTTCACCGACCTGGGCCTGAAGTACGTCGGTCCGATCGACGGCCACGACGAACACGCGGTGGAGGGCGCGCTCCGGCATGCCCGCGCGTTCAACGCGCCGGTGATCGTCCACGTCGTCACGCGCAAGGGTATGGGTTTCGGGCCCGCCGAGGCGGACGAGGCCGAGCAGATGCACGCGTGCGGGGTCATCGACCCCGTGACCGGGATGGCGACCTCGGAGTCGGCGCCGGGGTGGACCGCGACGTTCTCCGATGAGCTGATCCGGCTGGCGCGCAAGCGTCGCGACGTGGTGGCGATCACCGCGGCCATGCCGGGCCCGACGGGCCTGGCGCCGTTCGGCCAGCATTACCCGGACCGGCTCTTCGACGTCGGCATCGCCGAACAGCACGCGATGACCTCGGCCGCGGGCCTGGCGATGGGCGGCATGCATCCGGTGGTCGCGGTGTATTCGACGTTCCTCAACCGTGCCTTCGATCAGGTGATGATGGATGTCGCACTGCACAAGCTGCCGGTCACGATGGTCCTCGACCGGGCCGGGGTCACCGGACCCGACGGCGCCAGCCACAACGGCGTGTGGGATCTGTCGATCCTGGGTGTGGTGCCGGGCATGCGGGTCGCCGCACCGCGGGACGCCAGCACGCTGCGCGAAGCGCTCGGTGAGGCGCTGGCCGTCAAGGACGGACCCACCGCGCTGCGATTCCCGAAGGGCGATGTCGGAGAAGACATTCCGGCGATCCGCCGGGTTGACGGCGTGGACGTGCTGGCCGAGCCGGCCGACGGACTCACCGCCGATGTGCTGATGGTCGCGGTCGGTTCGATGGCGGGTTTGGCGTTGGGTGCCGCGCAGCGGTTGCGGACCCAGGGCATCGGCGTGACCGTGATCGATCCCCGCTGGGTGCTGCCGGTGCCGGAGTTGATCGGCCGGTTGGCGCTCGAACACCAACTCGTGGTCACGCTGGAGGACAACGGCGTGGCCGGCGGCATCGGATCGGCCGTCTCGGCCGCGTTGCGCCACAACGAAATCGACGTACCGTGCCGCGACGTGGGGGTGCCGCAAGAGTTCCTGGCACACGCCTCGCGTGGCGAGATCCTCGACGAGATCGGCCTGACCGATCAACATGTGGCCCGACGAATCACGGGCTGGGTTGCCGCACTGGGCACCTCGACAAATGAAGCGGAAGTGAGCGGACATCTCGAATAA
- a CDS encoding polysaccharide pyruvyl transferase family protein, with the protein MGARLPATDPALIYLVAPAGNPNYGDEFILRAWLRYLARVRPGTEVVVDCHTPGQAAVLLRHCHPRVTFVDTVWRICFESADQSADQAVALAADVLDNPGRLPRIVSGVELLTRADTVHLVGGGYLNTVWPHHLSLLATAAAAAQQFGVRAVATGQGLLPTGGDDRRALTQKLGSSFALFDVRDRPSLDALADSGCPTSFTGDDAWLGVDDDGVYDRESPAAARDVVFCLQSDLMDDHDDNRGVEGLAAAVSQLIQQWRLRGEQVAFVEGLPGADRLVYDRVAAQLPGALFVPFTDLWNRGVPARAGQTWVSTRFHPHLLAAAVGASGVAVSGRTDYYPIKHESLVAAGSRWQVSVAGALPESPPADGGFDAATVARLRADKLALAAQLYPPPAPPPSRIRRAIRGISRFR; encoded by the coding sequence ATGGGTGCGCGTCTACCCGCGACCGATCCCGCGCTGATCTATCTGGTTGCCCCAGCCGGCAACCCCAACTACGGCGACGAGTTCATTCTGCGGGCCTGGTTGCGCTACCTCGCCCGGGTCCGCCCCGGCACCGAGGTCGTGGTGGACTGCCACACCCCTGGGCAGGCCGCCGTATTGCTGCGGCATTGCCACCCGCGGGTCACATTCGTCGACACCGTGTGGCGCATCTGCTTCGAATCCGCGGATCAATCCGCCGACCAGGCCGTCGCGCTGGCCGCCGACGTGCTCGACAATCCCGGCCGGCTGCCGCGCATCGTCTCCGGCGTCGAACTGCTGACCCGCGCCGACACCGTGCACCTGGTCGGCGGCGGCTACCTCAACACCGTGTGGCCGCACCATCTGTCGCTGCTGGCCACCGCCGCGGCCGCCGCCCAGCAATTCGGGGTTCGGGCGGTGGCCACCGGCCAGGGCCTGCTGCCCACCGGCGGCGACGACCGGCGGGCTTTGACCCAGAAGCTGGGATCGAGCTTCGCGCTGTTCGATGTGCGCGACCGGCCGTCGCTGGACGCCCTGGCCGACAGCGGGTGTCCGACCTCCTTCACCGGCGATGACGCCTGGCTCGGGGTCGACGACGACGGCGTGTACGACCGCGAGTCGCCGGCGGCAGCCCGTGACGTGGTGTTCTGTCTGCAGTCGGACCTGATGGACGACCACGACGACAATCGCGGCGTCGAGGGCCTGGCCGCGGCCGTGTCGCAGCTGATCCAGCAGTGGCGGCTACGCGGTGAGCAGGTGGCCTTCGTCGAGGGGTTGCCGGGCGCCGACCGCCTGGTCTATGACCGGGTGGCGGCGCAGCTGCCCGGGGCGCTTTTTGTGCCGTTTACCGACCTGTGGAACCGGGGCGTCCCGGCGCGGGCCGGACAAACCTGGGTCAGCACCCGGTTCCATCCGCATCTGCTGGCCGCAGCCGTCGGGGCCAGCGGTGTCGCGGTGTCCGGGCGCACCGACTACTACCCCATCAAGCACGAGTCGCTGGTGGCGGCCGGTTCCCGTTGGCAGGTCAGCGTGGCCGGTGCGCTGCCGGAGTCCCCGCCCGCCGACGGCGGATTCGACGCGGCCACGGTGGCCCGGTTGCGGGCGGACAAGCTGGCGCTGGCCGCGCAGCTCTACCCGCCCCCGGCCCCGCCACCGTCTCGGATCCGCCGGGCGATCCGCGGGATCAGCCGGTTTCGGTAG
- the nhaA gene encoding Na+/H+ antiporter NhaA, whose amino-acid sequence MSSEQSNHPTSGTRLFARGSWPEASRIADVLRRETVGGIILFVAAAAALIWANSPWSAAYDRLSNVTIGPESLHLNLTLATWAADGLLAVFFFVVGLELKREFVAGDLRNPAKAALPVVAAVGGMVVPALIFVGVQVAAGSADTVRGWAVPTATDIAFAVAVLAVLGSHLPLALRTFLLTLAVVDDLLAITVIAVFYTETLNLGPLLLALIPGGLYALAVRRGVGQLWILLPLGAVTWAFVHASGVHATIAGVVLGFTVPVIGKHAATERLEHLARPVSAGLAIPVFAFFAAGVTISDIGFTEALREPVTLGVLAGLVLGKPIGVLGTTYLLARFTRARLDDDLAWRDVLGVSMLAGIGFTVSLLIGELAFGAGTTYGTEVKIGVLCGSLASALLAATVLLSRNATYRRIAELEARDDDRDGVPDVYQRRDPDRGPTETG is encoded by the coding sequence ATGTCCTCCGAACAAAGTAATCACCCGACCTCCGGTACGCGTTTGTTCGCCCGCGGATCCTGGCCCGAGGCGTCCCGCATCGCCGATGTGCTGCGGCGGGAAACCGTCGGCGGCATCATCTTGTTCGTGGCGGCGGCCGCGGCGCTGATCTGGGCGAATTCCCCGTGGTCGGCGGCCTATGACCGGCTGTCCAACGTGACGATCGGGCCCGAGTCCCTGCACTTGAACCTCACCCTGGCCACCTGGGCCGCCGACGGTCTGCTGGCGGTGTTCTTCTTCGTGGTGGGGTTGGAACTCAAGCGCGAGTTCGTCGCCGGGGATCTCCGCAATCCGGCAAAGGCAGCATTGCCCGTGGTGGCCGCGGTGGGCGGCATGGTGGTGCCGGCGCTGATCTTCGTCGGGGTCCAGGTGGCGGCGGGTTCGGCCGACACCGTGAGGGGTTGGGCAGTACCGACGGCCACCGACATCGCGTTCGCAGTCGCGGTGCTCGCGGTGCTGGGCAGCCACCTTCCCCTCGCGCTGCGGACGTTCCTGCTGACCCTCGCCGTCGTCGACGACCTGCTGGCGATCACCGTGATCGCGGTGTTCTACACCGAAACCCTGAACCTCGGCCCGCTGTTGTTGGCGTTGATCCCGGGCGGGCTCTACGCCCTGGCCGTTCGGCGCGGCGTCGGACAGTTGTGGATACTGCTGCCGCTGGGCGCTGTTACCTGGGCATTCGTCCACGCCAGCGGCGTGCACGCCACCATCGCGGGGGTGGTGCTGGGATTCACCGTTCCGGTGATCGGCAAGCACGCCGCCACCGAACGTCTTGAACACCTGGCGCGGCCGGTCTCGGCCGGGCTGGCGATACCGGTGTTCGCCTTCTTCGCCGCGGGGGTGACGATCAGCGACATCGGTTTCACCGAAGCGCTGCGCGAACCGGTCACGCTCGGCGTGCTGGCCGGGCTGGTGCTCGGCAAACCCATCGGCGTGTTGGGCACCACCTACCTGCTGGCCCGCTTCACCCGGGCGCGCCTCGACGACGACCTGGCCTGGCGCGACGTCCTGGGCGTGTCGATGCTGGCCGGGATCGGGTTCACGGTTTCACTGCTGATCGGTGAGTTGGCCTTCGGCGCCGGCACCACCTACGGCACCGAGGTCAAGATCGGGGTGCTGTGCGGCAGCCTGGCCTCGGCGTTGCTGGCCGCCACCGTGCTGCTGAGCCGCAACGCGACCTACCGCCGCATCGCGGAACTGGAGGCACGCGACGACGACCGCGACGGCGTGCCCGATGTGTATCAACGCCGGGACCCGGACCGCGGACCTACCGAAACCGGCTGA
- a CDS encoding class I SAM-dependent RNA methyltransferase: MNTLTLTVGAPANGGSCVARHDGRVVFVRYALPGETVRANVTNERGSYWHADAVEVLEASPDRVESLCPMAGHDGAGCCDQAFIDPAALRGIKGEVVANQLQRLGGFDWQGVAEPVGAGTPTGWRTRVRLEVGADGRAGVHRYRSSELITEVRCGQLSEGLVEALPEDQFREGDQVHVVRDDDGNRHVVCGGQRRRTRVVEGDYEGVQRVGARTWRLPVTAFWQAHREAPETYSRRIAEWAQLQPGMAAWDLYGGAGLFAAVLGEAVGDDGRVLSIDTSRAGVRAGRAALADLPQVRLVTDSVRRALSDAGAAGGSTADVAVLDPPRAGAGREVIDLIAAANVPRIIHIGCEAAAFARDVGLYRERGYTVEQLRVYDAFPLTHHVECFALLSR; encoded by the coding sequence TTGAACACCTTGACCTTGACAGTGGGCGCCCCCGCCAACGGCGGCAGCTGCGTGGCACGCCACGACGGTCGGGTGGTGTTCGTGCGTTACGCGTTGCCCGGCGAGACCGTCCGGGCGAACGTCACCAACGAGCGCGGATCCTATTGGCACGCCGACGCCGTCGAGGTGCTCGAAGCCTCGCCCGACCGGGTCGAGTCGCTGTGTCCGATGGCCGGCCACGACGGCGCCGGGTGTTGCGATCAAGCCTTCATCGATCCGGCGGCACTGCGTGGGATCAAGGGCGAGGTGGTGGCCAACCAGCTGCAGCGCCTCGGCGGCTTCGACTGGCAGGGCGTGGCCGAACCGGTGGGCGCCGGTACGCCCACCGGCTGGCGCACCCGGGTGCGCCTGGAGGTCGGCGCCGACGGCCGCGCCGGCGTGCATCGCTATCGCAGCTCCGAACTGATCACCGAGGTGCGGTGCGGCCAGCTGTCGGAGGGACTGGTCGAGGCCCTGCCCGAGGATCAGTTCCGGGAAGGCGATCAGGTGCACGTCGTCCGCGACGACGACGGCAACCGCCACGTGGTGTGCGGCGGTCAGCGCCGCCGAACCCGGGTGGTCGAGGGCGACTACGAGGGGGTGCAGCGGGTCGGTGCGCGCACCTGGCGACTGCCCGTCACTGCCTTCTGGCAGGCCCATCGCGAGGCCCCGGAGACCTACAGCCGGCGCATCGCGGAATGGGCGCAGCTGCAGCCCGGGATGGCGGCCTGGGATCTCTACGGCGGCGCGGGGTTGTTCGCCGCGGTGCTGGGGGAGGCCGTCGGCGACGACGGCCGGGTGCTCAGCATCGACACCTCCCGGGCGGGGGTGCGTGCGGGCCGGGCGGCGCTGGCCGATCTCCCACAGGTCCGGCTGGTCACCGACTCGGTGCGACGCGCCCTGTCCGACGCGGGCGCGGCGGGTGGCAGTACCGCCGACGTCGCGGTGCTGGATCCGCCGCGTGCCGGGGCCGGCCGCGAGGTGATCGATCTCATTGCCGCCGCGAATGTGCCGAGAATCATCCACATCGGTTGCGAAGCAGCCGCGTTTGCGCGGGACGTCGGGCTTTACCGGGAACGTGGGTACACCGTCGAACAACTCCGCGTCTACGACGCCTTTCCGCTGACGCACCACGTGGAGTGCTTCGCGCTGCTGAGCCGCTGA